In Dermacentor variabilis isolate Ectoservices chromosome 1, ASM5094787v1, whole genome shotgun sequence, the genomic stretch GGAACCTGGTTCCGGGTTTAGCGTGCGGATTATGTAGATGGGGCCCGGCCTGACGCGTGCCGCCCTGCCCGCCGGCAGGCTGCGGCTGAACCATCCACGTTCGGCCGAGTACCGCGGCGGAAGCCGTGGGCGCGGCACGTCGCGCTCGAAGTGGTAGGGCGAGTCGCGCTCCAGGCGCATGGCTTCGCTCCTTTCATAAGGCTTCTCGTCGTCCAGGTACGCGGCCAGCGCGGTTACCCCGGCGAGAAGGGCGATCACTGTGCGAAACTGCGGGAAAGAacaaaagggggagggggagttaCCTGCTGGCCAAATAAATTAATCTAGTCAGTTTTGCCTATGCAGCTGTCGGTCTAGCATGTCGTTCTAGATGGAGAGCACAATTACAGACGCGCTGGAAGGAATTGAGCATATACAGAGCCCTTTACTTGACGTTTAGTTTCCTTTacattactttctttctttttagactGCATTAATCCTCGGGATCATCTCCAACTTCTAGCAGCATTATTTCCGGGGTCAGTCCCGAAATCAGTACAGCCACACCTCTGGTTTTGATTTTAGGCTCGCACAGTTTCCACTGGCATATCTGGGTTTCATTTTGGCCGTTATTCGCTAATTTCGCATTATATCTGCTCCATACATAGCTATACGCTAACTTGGCCTTTTAGAGCGTAGCTTCtaggcgtccgttcctgcggcgggcgtcggcgtcgtccctcggcgtagcccgtaaccaagcgaacgagcacagcgaaaggccAGTGCacacgcggagcgcagcgggggaggAAGAAAGTTGGCGACAGTGAAGTAAGTTCGAGGAGTTAAACGGGTGAGTAGGGTAttgcgaaagcgcgagaagaaaagcgtagtgctgcggACGAGGGGctttgcggtgacgatggctacgagatggcgcatgcgcgtcgtctgtatggaaacaaagcgctgcatgagcggaggtagcctgcggcagctgctgtgaatcgcgcccacacgtcacccacgcgcttcctctcgcgatccCCAGATTATCGTGGCAGTGCCACCGCACTTCGTtccgtttgcagcgtgccgcacgagacatgaTTGTCCCCACCAGCCAAAATatcccgaaatgaaaacacgcatacagctgcgctcaaatttcctattagggagtatcgcaattgTCGGCGAGTTTTCTGGTTCACAGCTTCATTTTGacgcc encodes the following:
- the LOC142572345 gene encoding uncharacterized protein LOC142572345: MFRTVIALLAGVTALAAYLDDEKPYERSEAMRLERDSPYHFERDVPRPRLPPRYSAERGWFSRSLPAGRAARVRPGPIYIIRTLNPEPGSGQQETAIEPSQWQAPPLVYRAAPKALSIAEGSNVQYVVFVDRSALPIDEPTLVDAYHGRLRKLHRWNPELYKAKA